A window from Lactiplantibacillus pentosus encodes these proteins:
- a CDS encoding TMEM175 family protein: protein MKTDRFQAFSDGIFAILITILVLEFHIPNYQPGHLLPAILAQWPLMLSYVFSYFYVGTLWLFHHDYFNMLQRIDRNLNMLNLLMLFSITLIDYPMSLVADALTTGNRQDMQTAFIVYDLVALFISATFYLMYAYLHHHQALKKPGVSMAFYTAIKLDPVRSVTIYALAIIATFWSVWLGVILLASGIIFHFVAYLRMSHQLEQAKGGTQ, encoded by the coding sequence ATCAAAACAGACCGTTTTCAGGCATTCAGTGATGGCATATTTGCGATTCTGATTACCATTTTAGTGCTGGAATTTCATATTCCAAATTATCAGCCCGGTCACTTGTTGCCAGCCATACTGGCACAGTGGCCGTTAATGTTGTCGTACGTCTTTTCATATTTTTACGTCGGAACTTTGTGGCTGTTTCACCATGATTATTTCAATATGTTGCAACGAATCGACCGTAATTTGAATATGTTGAACTTATTGATGTTATTCAGCATTACGTTGATCGATTATCCGATGTCGTTAGTGGCGGATGCGCTGACGACCGGCAACCGCCAAGACATGCAGACGGCCTTTATCGTGTACGATTTGGTCGCGCTCTTTATTTCTGCGACCTTTTACCTGATGTATGCGTATTTGCATCATCATCAAGCCTTAAAAAAGCCGGGGGTCTCCATGGCTTTCTATACCGCAATCAAACTGGACCCGGTGCGTAGTGTAACAATCTACGCGTTAGCAATCATTGCGACGTTCTGGTCAGTCTGGCTTGGGGTGATTCTGCTGGCGAGCGGAATCATCTTTCACTTTGTCGCATATTTACGGATGAGTCATCAATTAGAGCAGGCGAAAGGAGGCACACAGTGA
- a CDS encoding MMPL family transporter, producing the protein MRKLLKPKWLFLFFWGIVVLASIVILPNITTFVNEQTTMPQNQRTTAKYQQQWGHGLADTRSLTLVFSNPNGKLTKAQHRQITKVLAKLNRKADTYGLVQLRTATGMTNDRQLLRSNDGSTELALAAVQTSRADLPIIANQLNNAIAADGLTTSVTSSDLVYQQHVLRQGRALLVVYLIGTVITLMILGLIFKSLLVPLLNLGCQAVTLITTVSFITNSHLAWHWPLTASALGLAGLVSLLLTPILTWSFMRAYWRSAADETPEAVGLKILTTHYRQWGLTIIPLMLITLIAHWTAFITLASAWTIAVALMITLLAVPTLNDAFVGWLGDSLFWPGTNAWQPRSHNLWGQLSRFSHWQPALGLVASALLIVPGILSANQQFADDNLRPWQQAQLTNAELGQQLVQAHFGTGATGPITITLQGTQNLTHQRTLQTIDQLTRQLTAVPNVNRVISVTRPTGQPIASFYVNHQLSAINIDLAGKQTSVAQLQRTLASDQKTLKQAATSKHTKSVDQLSDRINDLADLNDQLNDQLQTVDKLLTPSADNKQPTEQADSEQLHRALSKLDRLTSRTTTALDHVVSAQTAVATEAGHVDQHVHRVTQSLKQTTAPFKTLLASLTATHSYLESLADSEVGHSFYLPANAATNQAYQNSLFTNVSSDSNMTQLTVLLKTAPGDQASRQTLRQLEAVTHASLLATPLKASKITTTGITAQQQARHQLVSQHALKWTVGVAGILVIALWLGLRSFLLSALLTSGLAALAISSWGWTQLIMTQWQHAGLLSSAVFLSSLVILALHWLTVTLMAVDRQNWFHHFDAQRLQTHFYACGQLVWPVTLLECGYLLPLWLTAAPNLKGLALMSLIGIGLSNLIVPATLPGLIRWTVSFPRWSQLLKRRSA; encoded by the coding sequence ATGCGAAAATTATTAAAACCAAAATGGCTATTTTTATTTTTCTGGGGGATCGTGGTGTTAGCAAGTATTGTGATTTTGCCAAACATCACCACATTTGTGAATGAACAAACAACCATGCCACAAAATCAACGTACCACTGCCAAATACCAACAGCAATGGGGCCACGGACTAGCGGATACCCGTTCACTAACATTGGTCTTCAGCAATCCCAATGGTAAGTTGACGAAAGCGCAACACCGTCAAATCACCAAAGTGTTAGCGAAGTTGAATCGCAAAGCGGATACGTATGGGCTGGTGCAGCTCCGCACCGCGACTGGCATGACCAATGACCGCCAATTATTACGGTCCAACGATGGCTCGACCGAACTCGCTTTAGCGGCGGTCCAAACTTCTCGGGCCGACCTGCCGATCATTGCCAACCAACTAAACAACGCGATTGCTGCCGACGGGCTGACCACTAGTGTGACCAGTTCTGACCTGGTCTACCAGCAACACGTGTTGCGGCAAGGTCGTGCCTTACTGGTGGTCTACCTGATTGGGACGGTCATCACGCTGATGATACTCGGCCTGATTTTTAAATCACTGTTAGTGCCGTTATTAAACCTGGGCTGCCAGGCCGTCACCTTGATTACCACGGTCAGTTTCATTACCAACAGTCATTTGGCGTGGCACTGGCCACTCACGGCGAGTGCCTTGGGGCTAGCTGGGCTAGTCAGTCTGCTATTGACCCCGATTTTGACGTGGTCCTTCATGCGCGCATACTGGCGGTCGGCCGCGGATGAAACACCTGAAGCAGTTGGTCTCAAAATTTTAACGACCCACTATCGGCAATGGGGACTGACGATTATTCCGTTGATGCTGATCACGCTGATCGCACACTGGACGGCTTTCATCACGCTAGCCAGCGCCTGGACGATTGCGGTCGCCCTGATGATTACGCTACTCGCCGTTCCTACGCTGAATGATGCCTTTGTCGGTTGGCTGGGCGATAGTCTCTTCTGGCCTGGCACCAACGCTTGGCAACCGCGGTCACACAATCTATGGGGCCAATTAAGTCGGTTTAGTCACTGGCAACCGGCGTTAGGACTTGTCGCCAGTGCGTTATTGATCGTCCCCGGCATTCTCAGTGCCAATCAACAATTTGCGGACGATAATTTACGTCCCTGGCAACAGGCCCAATTAACCAATGCAGAACTCGGCCAACAACTCGTTCAAGCGCACTTTGGTACCGGTGCGACGGGGCCAATCACGATTACGCTACAAGGCACCCAGAACTTGACCCACCAACGCACGCTCCAAACAATCGACCAGTTGACGCGTCAATTGACTGCGGTGCCAAATGTCAATCGCGTCATCTCGGTCACCCGACCGACTGGCCAACCGATTGCTAGTTTTTACGTCAATCATCAGCTGTCCGCCATCAATATTGATTTGGCGGGCAAACAAACCAGCGTGGCGCAACTGCAGCGAACGCTGGCCAGTGACCAAAAAACGTTAAAACAGGCCGCAACCAGTAAGCACACCAAGTCTGTCGATCAACTCTCAGACCGTATCAATGATTTAGCTGATTTGAACGACCAGCTAAATGACCAACTGCAAACGGTCGATAAACTATTAACGCCATCAGCGGACAACAAACAGCCGACCGAGCAGGCTGACTCTGAACAACTACACCGCGCATTGAGCAAGCTCGACCGCCTGACCAGCCGTACCACGACCGCACTCGACCACGTTGTCAGTGCCCAAACGGCCGTTGCGACCGAAGCTGGCCACGTCGATCAACACGTTCATCGCGTGACACAGTCGCTCAAGCAAACGACCGCACCGTTTAAAACGTTATTAGCGTCATTGACAGCCACCCACAGCTATTTGGAAAGCTTGGCTGACAGCGAAGTGGGCCACAGTTTCTACCTCCCCGCTAACGCCGCCACCAACCAAGCTTACCAGAACAGCTTGTTTACTAACGTTAGCAGCGATTCTAACATGACCCAACTGACCGTGCTCCTCAAAACAGCACCGGGTGACCAAGCCAGTCGGCAGACGTTGCGCCAGCTTGAAGCGGTGACTCACGCTAGTTTGTTGGCGACACCGCTTAAAGCTTCAAAAATCACAACAACGGGCATTACCGCGCAACAACAGGCCCGCCATCAGTTGGTCAGCCAACACGCGCTAAAATGGACTGTCGGCGTCGCGGGAATTCTAGTCATCGCCCTCTGGTTGGGCTTACGCTCGTTCCTACTGAGCGCCCTGTTGACTAGCGGGTTAGCCGCATTGGCTATCAGTAGTTGGGGCTGGACTCAGCTAATCATGACCCAGTGGCAACATGCCGGATTGTTAAGCAGCGCCGTCTTCCTCAGTAGTCTGGTGATTCTAGCGCTGCATTGGCTGACAGTCACCTTGATGGCGGTCGACCGTCAAAATTGGTTCCACCACTTTGATGCCCAGCGGTTACAGACCCACTTCTATGCTTGTGGACAACTCGTCTGGCCGGTCACGCTGCTGGAATGCGGCTACCTGTTGCCACTCTGGTTGACCGCTGCACCCAATCTAAAAGGGCTCGCGCTGATGAGCCTGATTGGGATTGGCCTCAGTAATCTAATTGTGCCGGCGACACTGCCGGGCCTAATTCGTTGGACCGTCAGTTTTCCACGGTGGTCGCAACTATTGAAACGCCGCTCAGCGTGA
- a CDS encoding MSCRAMM family protein, whose translation MRKKRIGFLLSVLMAILTLFVLGSTAHAKEISVSGLDANSAQVYDKNGQLMPPSSLLNTTTSYQVTYNWQIPDSEVLNAGDTVTVGIPANVKVQNNVSFPVVDADGATIGTFTYKAGDPTGTITFNDRISGLQNRHGTLTINANGNSTISGDERSIAKSGSIFTSDEAGSPTTLFWHITVQPGNNPTIVITDTLGPNQTFLPDTVQAYLVNVVNGMEVPGRTVTPTVAVDGNIITFSFTNVTSKLVLNYRTKPENVDPAAGNVWHNTASLNGLDVAADADIVFGGNGSAQQDYSVRLTKHDADTQAVLAGATYDLQDSTGKVLQSGLTTDANGQLIVEKLAAGNYQFVETKAPEGYELNTKPLTFTLGTPKTLLSIEVSQDDQKMPVVPATGDVTLTKTDATTKKVLAGAVYELRDANGKVLQSNLKTDAAGQLTVTGLTAGDYQFVETAAPTGYELNATPLPFTIKAGQTAAVTVYATDEPVTNPSQPGEPGQPEEPGKPSEPGTTEPGQPEEPGKPSEPGTTEPGQPEEPGKPSEPGTTEPGQPEEPGKPSEPGTTEPGQPEEPGKPSEPGTTEPGQPEEPGKPSEPGTTEPGQPEEPGKPSEPGTTEPGQPEEPGKPSEPGTTEPGQPEEPGKPSKPGTTEPGQPGKPSKPGTTEPGQPGQPSKPGTTEPSQPSKPGTTEPGQPSQPGTTGPSTPSQPSVPGTTTPSTPSQPSGTLPTNPSQPGVPAPSLPVAGNPSASQGVTTSNGSGTLASGTGLNGTTAGTGTTGAGAGHGAGLPQTSETPTSLLMMLAGLLGLLMAGTGVVYLRRRHG comes from the coding sequence ATGCGAAAAAAGCGAATAGGTTTTTTGTTAAGTGTGTTGATGGCAATTTTGACGTTATTTGTGTTGGGGTCTACGGCGCATGCCAAGGAAATAAGTGTCAGCGGTCTCGATGCCAATAGTGCTCAAGTATATGATAAGAACGGTCAGTTGATGCCACCGTCCAGTTTGTTGAATACGACCACGTCATATCAAGTGACCTATAATTGGCAGATTCCAGATTCTGAAGTTTTGAACGCCGGTGATACCGTTACGGTAGGTATTCCAGCTAACGTCAAGGTTCAAAACAACGTCAGTTTTCCAGTGGTGGATGCCGATGGGGCAACTATTGGAACGTTCACGTATAAGGCTGGAGATCCCACGGGGACCATCACGTTCAATGATCGAATCAGTGGGTTGCAGAATCGGCACGGGACGTTAACGATTAACGCAAATGGTAATTCAACGATTTCGGGAGATGAACGGAGCATTGCTAAGAGTGGATCGATATTTACGTCGGATGAAGCAGGTTCACCGACCACGCTGTTCTGGCATATCACCGTTCAACCTGGGAATAACCCGACTATTGTCATCACGGATACGTTAGGACCGAACCAAACCTTTTTACCAGATACCGTTCAAGCGTATTTGGTCAATGTCGTGAACGGGATGGAAGTACCTGGTCGGACAGTGACGCCAACGGTTGCGGTTGATGGCAATATCATCACATTTTCATTTACGAATGTAACCAGTAAGCTCGTCCTGAATTATCGGACGAAACCAGAAAATGTTGATCCCGCTGCTGGCAATGTTTGGCATAATACCGCTTCCTTGAATGGTTTGGATGTGGCGGCAGATGCCGATATTGTGTTTGGTGGCAACGGAAGCGCTCAGCAGGATTATAGTGTCCGGTTAACCAAGCATGATGCCGATACACAGGCCGTGCTAGCTGGTGCCACTTATGACCTCCAAGATAGCACTGGCAAAGTGTTGCAATCCGGCTTAACAACGGATGCCAATGGTCAGCTGATTGTCGAAAAATTGGCAGCAGGAAACTATCAATTCGTTGAAACTAAGGCCCCAGAAGGCTATGAGCTGAACACCAAGCCATTGACCTTTACCTTGGGAACACCGAAAACGCTGCTTTCGATTGAAGTGAGTCAAGATGATCAGAAGATGCCGGTCGTACCAGCGACTGGTGATGTCACGCTGACGAAGACTGATGCGACGACTAAGAAAGTTTTAGCAGGCGCAGTCTACGAACTACGGGATGCTAATGGTAAAGTGTTGCAATCCAACTTGAAGACCGACGCGGCTGGTCAATTGACTGTGACCGGTTTAACAGCTGGCGACTACCAGTTTGTTGAAACTGCTGCACCAACGGGCTATGAATTGAATGCAACGCCATTGCCGTTTACGATCAAAGCCGGTCAAACCGCGGCGGTGACCGTTTACGCGACTGATGAACCAGTCACGAATCCAAGTCAGCCGGGTGAACCAGGCCAACCCGAAGAACCAGGCAAGCCAAGTGAACCGGGGACGACTGAACCAGGCCAACCCGAAGAACCTGGCAAACCAAGTGAACCAGGAACGACTGAACCCGGACAGCCCGAAGAACCCGGCAAACCAAGTGAACCAGGGACGACTGAACCAGGCCAACCCGAAGAACCTGGCAAACCAAGCGAACCAGGGACGACTGAACCCGGACAGCCCGAAGAACCCGGCAAACCAAGTGAGCCAGGGACGACTGAACCCGGACAGCCCGAAGAACCTGGCAAACCAAGCGAACCAGGGACGACTGAACCCGGACAGCCCGAAGAACCCGGCAAACCAAGCGAACCAGGGACGACTGAACCCGGGCAACCAGAAGAACCAGGAAAACCAAGTGAACCTGGAACAACTGAACCAGGACAACCAGAAGAACCCGGCAAACCAAGCAAACCCGGAACAACTGAACCGGGCCAACCCGGCAAACCAAGCAAACCCGGAACAACTGAACCGGGCCAACCAGGTCAACCAAGCAAACCCGGAACAACTGAGCCAAGTCAACCAAGTAAACCCGGGACGACCGAACCAGGTCAACCAAGTCAGCCTGGTACCACTGGCCCAAGCACACCGAGTCAACCAAGCGTGCCTGGAACCACCACACCAAGTACACCAAGTCAACCAAGTGGAACGTTACCAACCAATCCTAGCCAGCCTGGTGTACCAGCACCAAGTTTGCCGGTAGCTGGTAACCCATCTGCCAGTCAAGGCGTGACTACCTCAAATGGTTCAGGGACGTTAGCCTCAGGAACCGGTTTGAACGGTACGACTGCAGGAACGGGGACCACTGGTGCTGGCGCAGGCCACGGAGCGGGACTCCCGCAAACGTCTGAAACGCCAACGTCATTATTGATGATGCTCGCTGGCTTGCTCGGCTTGTTGATGGCCGGAACTGGTGTCGTTTATCTGCGGCGTCGGCACGGCTAA
- a CDS encoding GNAT family N-acetyltransferase — MKIKTSNQIDSDVYADAIAIRRAVFVQEQHIDEALEIDTVTPATWHYVGYDDTGKPVATARVTPNDPTTGHIQRVATLKAARGHGYARQLLNQIAVDEAAKGYQQLVLGAQVTAQSFYAELGYQPTGAPFMEAGLRHQNMVKVLTPAN, encoded by the coding sequence ATGAAAATCAAGACGAGTAATCAGATTGACTCAGACGTTTATGCGGATGCCATCGCAATTCGACGGGCGGTCTTCGTTCAAGAACAACACATTGATGAGGCCTTGGAAATCGATACGGTTACGCCAGCAACTTGGCACTATGTTGGTTATGATGACACGGGCAAGCCAGTGGCCACCGCACGGGTGACGCCCAACGATCCTACGACGGGCCATATTCAGCGTGTCGCCACGTTAAAGGCCGCACGCGGCCACGGGTATGCACGCCAGCTCTTAAACCAAATTGCGGTCGATGAGGCTGCGAAGGGCTACCAACAGCTGGTGTTAGGGGCACAAGTCACGGCCCAGAGTTTTTATGCTGAGTTGGGCTATCAACCAACGGGCGCGCCATTTATGGAAGCCGGCTTGCGTCATCAAAATATGGTGAAAGTATTGACGCCTGCCAATTAA
- a CDS encoding LTA synthase family protein, producing MFTKFRQYVNTRIGFFWLLVFLFWAKTIYAYLTEFALGVADPLQAFLMLVNPIATTVFLFSLAFYIRKTGVYYYILLFIDALDTILLYANVIYHREFTDFMTVSTITGVSKVSQGLTGSSLALANWGDVLYWADIVIILGLVILHRIKQDQRPIKKHTAFAYTSAAIAGFGLNLTLAESNRPQLLTRTFDRTYIVKYLGLDAFTVYDGIKDEQTNHQRASAKKSELDTVKDYTESHYAAPNAKMYGIAKGRNVIVIHLESFQQFLIGQKINGKEVTPFLNKLYHSQSTYSFKNFFHEVGQGKTSDAENMLETSTYGLSTGSLFSQLGSDNTFQAAPAILNQRANYSSAVFHGNVASFWNRNNTYKNMGYQYFFDASYFDTTGDKSTGYGLKDKLLFKDSVKYLERLQQPFYVKYITVTNHFPFSLDSEDTTFKTTDTSDSAINGYFQTAHYLDQSVKEFYTYLKKAGLLKNSMIVLYGDHYGLSNSENSTLAPILGKSADDWTSFDSAQLQRVPFMINIPGIKSGKVESTYGGEIDVLPTILHLLGISSKRYIQFGTDLFSKQHDSTVVFRNRDFVTPKYTVLSGKIYDNATGKQVEDDESVEKKVDKDQKKVDKELSLSDSLNNKNLLRFYTPKNFKKVDASKYNYADGLEKEIDIQNKLAGKSTSLYSKNGNKSTVDLYKTDAPEASHKKTDSTRIKITNPDDTDSTTSSSSSK from the coding sequence ATGTTTACCAAATTTCGCCAATACGTTAACACGCGAATTGGATTCTTTTGGCTGTTAGTCTTTCTATTCTGGGCCAAAACAATTTATGCGTACTTAACTGAATTTGCGCTCGGCGTTGCGGATCCCTTGCAAGCGTTCTTAATGCTTGTCAATCCGATTGCAACGACGGTCTTCTTGTTTAGTCTGGCGTTCTACATTCGTAAAACCGGTGTATATTACTATATTTTGCTATTCATTGATGCATTGGACACCATTTTACTATATGCCAATGTCATCTATCACCGTGAGTTCACAGATTTCATGACTGTGAGCACGATCACCGGCGTCTCCAAGGTCAGTCAAGGGCTGACCGGCTCCTCATTAGCCTTAGCTAACTGGGGCGACGTGCTTTACTGGGCAGACATTGTCATCATCTTAGGTTTGGTGATTCTTCATCGCATTAAACAAGATCAGCGTCCGATTAAGAAGCACACCGCGTTTGCCTATACGTCTGCCGCGATCGCGGGCTTTGGGCTCAACTTAACACTCGCTGAATCCAACCGTCCCCAGTTATTGACCAGAACTTTTGACCGCACCTACATCGTCAAATACCTGGGACTCGACGCTTTCACAGTTTACGACGGTATCAAGGATGAACAAACGAACCATCAACGGGCCAGTGCCAAGAAATCCGAGCTGGATACCGTTAAGGATTATACTGAATCGCATTACGCCGCCCCGAATGCCAAAATGTACGGGATCGCTAAGGGTCGTAATGTGATCGTGATTCATCTGGAAAGTTTCCAACAATTTTTAATTGGTCAAAAAATCAATGGTAAGGAAGTCACCCCATTCCTCAATAAGCTGTATCACAGTCAATCGACTTACAGCTTTAAGAACTTCTTCCATGAAGTCGGTCAGGGGAAGACTTCGGATGCCGAAAACATGCTCGAAACGAGTACCTATGGCCTTTCAACGGGTTCATTGTTCTCACAATTAGGTTCAGACAACACGTTTCAGGCAGCGCCCGCGATTTTAAATCAACGGGCCAACTACTCTTCCGCGGTCTTCCACGGAAACGTCGCTAGCTTCTGGAATCGAAATAACACCTACAAGAACATGGGCTATCAGTACTTCTTTGATGCCAGTTATTTCGATACGACCGGTGATAAATCAACTGGTTATGGGCTGAAAGATAAGTTGCTATTTAAGGATTCCGTCAAATACCTTGAACGACTCCAGCAACCGTTTTATGTCAAATATATCACCGTCACGAACCATTTCCCGTTCTCACTAGATAGTGAAGACACGACCTTCAAGACGACTGATACGAGTGACTCGGCCATCAATGGTTATTTCCAGACGGCGCATTATTTGGACCAATCGGTGAAGGAATTTTATACCTACCTCAAAAAGGCGGGATTACTCAAGAATTCCATGATTGTTTTATATGGTGACCACTACGGCCTATCTAACAGTGAAAATTCAACGTTGGCGCCAATTCTTGGTAAGTCGGCGGATGACTGGACGTCCTTTGACAGTGCCCAACTCCAACGGGTTCCATTCATGATCAACATTCCAGGCATCAAGAGTGGTAAGGTCGAATCGACTTATGGTGGTGAAATCGATGTTCTGCCAACGATTCTGCATTTGCTGGGCATTTCCAGCAAACGCTACATTCAGTTTGGGACCGACCTCTTCTCCAAGCAGCATGACAGTACGGTCGTCTTCCGGAATCGCGACTTCGTGACACCGAAGTACACCGTTCTCAGTGGCAAAATTTACGACAACGCCACTGGTAAACAAGTCGAAGATGATGAAAGTGTTGAGAAGAAAGTTGACAAGGATCAGAAGAAAGTCGACAAAGAACTGAGTCTTTCCGATTCACTCAATAACAAGAACTTATTGCGCTTCTACACACCGAAGAACTTTAAGAAAGTCGATGCGTCGAAGTACAACTACGCTGACGGGCTTGAAAAAGAAATCGACATTCAAAACAAGTTGGCTGGCAAATCAACGAGTTTGTACTCGAAGAACGGCAACAAGTCAACGGTCGATCTGTACAAGACGGATGCCCCAGAAGCATCGCATAAGAAGACTGATTCAACTCGGATCAAGATTACCAATCCGGACGATACGGACAGTACGACGAGTTCTAGCAGTTCTAAATAA
- a CDS encoding glycerophosphoryl diester phosphodiesterase membrane domain-containing protein yields the protein MGAWRFWWDSTRRFYKNWGSYVALIFSTNLVISYLAVPFFNWLLEMLLKWQGVSYVSYTNVLSIIIHTPIAALGMLAILLAVIILIYWQFAFLLLGIINIFRGRPQTIRQVLRTTVTSLTLTSPSTFLFFIGYFIVILPFGSFIFTTPLLNKARIPAFIVSYLLENPWMALGLAGFYLIAGYLGIRLISLLPLMIIDRLPWKTAVTRSWQQTKHRTLRYLWTMLVTLFMILVAVTLIYMLIYLAQLGFDKTGIAMAAATVNLFIMEAITEVIICYTTAVFMMLIIVCYRQDFTLLRQAPQHFNEAPRMKRWTRASVAIGILLATSLLVAVNLVYLNGLVITKPIIISHRGVDDGNGVQNTIPALIKTSKEHPDYVEMDIQVTKDHQFVVMHDPTLKALAGINKKPSQLTLKQLEKITVRENGHQAKIPSFDAYLKAARQHHQKLLVEIKTSSAYTSADTKRFINRYGATLLAHHDQVHTLSYKVMRDLKRLDSQQFVSYILPYNLTFPHTDANGYTMEVTTLNDQFVDKADRNHKTVYAWDIDDTDQMDRMMFMGVTGIITDNLKEMQQEAKSNTDHPSYAKLLLTFMNELSLTSNE from the coding sequence ATGGGCGCTTGGCGTTTCTGGTGGGATAGTACCCGCCGTTTTTATAAAAATTGGGGAAGTTACGTGGCACTGATTTTCAGTACCAATCTGGTCATTAGTTATCTAGCGGTGCCCTTCTTCAATTGGCTTCTGGAAATGCTGCTGAAATGGCAAGGAGTCAGTTATGTCTCCTACACCAATGTCTTAAGCATCATTATTCACACACCGATTGCGGCACTCGGCATGTTGGCCATTTTACTAGCCGTCATTATTTTGATCTACTGGCAATTCGCCTTTTTATTACTAGGGATCATTAACATCTTCCGTGGCCGCCCGCAAACGATTCGGCAGGTCTTACGGACAACGGTCACCAGTTTGACGCTGACTTCACCGAGCACCTTTCTCTTCTTTATCGGCTACTTCATCGTTATTCTGCCATTTGGGAGCTTTATTTTTACGACGCCCCTACTGAACAAGGCACGTATTCCAGCCTTTATCGTCAGTTACTTACTTGAGAATCCTTGGATGGCACTGGGACTGGCAGGGTTCTACTTGATTGCTGGGTATCTCGGGATCCGTTTGATAAGCTTATTGCCGCTCATGATCATCGACAGATTACCATGGAAGACTGCAGTTACACGCAGTTGGCAACAAACCAAGCACCGAACACTGCGGTACCTCTGGACGATGCTAGTAACCCTGTTTATGATTCTAGTCGCGGTCACCCTAATTTATATGCTGATTTACCTCGCGCAATTAGGATTTGATAAGACTGGAATTGCGATGGCCGCTGCGACGGTCAACTTGTTCATTATGGAAGCCATCACAGAAGTCATTATTTGCTACACGACCGCTGTTTTCATGATGCTGATCATCGTTTGTTATCGCCAAGATTTCACCCTACTTCGCCAAGCACCGCAACATTTTAATGAGGCGCCCCGCATGAAACGGTGGACCCGAGCTAGTGTTGCGATTGGGATTCTACTGGCGACTAGTCTACTCGTCGCGGTCAACCTCGTTTATTTAAACGGATTAGTCATCACCAAACCCATCATCATTTCTCACCGTGGGGTCGATGATGGCAATGGCGTTCAGAACACGATTCCGGCGCTCATCAAGACTAGTAAGGAACATCCTGATTACGTTGAGATGGATATTCAAGTCACCAAGGATCACCAGTTTGTCGTCATGCATGATCCGACCCTGAAAGCACTGGCTGGTATCAACAAGAAACCGAGCCAATTGACGCTAAAGCAGCTCGAAAAAATCACGGTGCGTGAAAATGGGCATCAAGCTAAGATTCCAAGTTTTGATGCTTACTTGAAGGCCGCCCGGCAACACCATCAGAAATTATTAGTCGAAATCAAGACCAGTTCCGCTTACACGTCTGCTGATACCAAACGGTTCATCAATCGATATGGGGCAACATTGCTGGCACATCACGATCAAGTGCACACGCTGAGCTACAAAGTGATGCGCGACTTGAAGCGACTCGACTCACAACAGTTCGTCAGCTACATCTTGCCGTATAACTTGACCTTCCCGCACACGGACGCTAACGGATACACCATGGAAGTCACCACGCTCAACGACCAGTTCGTCGATAAAGCCGACCGCAATCACAAGACGGTCTACGCCTGGGACATCGACGACACTGACCAAATGGACCGGATGATGTTCATGGGCGTAACGGGGATCATCACCGACAACCTGAAAGAAATGCAGCAGGAAGCCAAGAGTAATACCGACCATCCGAGCTACGCGAAACTACTCTTGACCTTCATGAATGAGTTGAGCTTGACTAGTAATGAATAA